The Musa acuminata AAA Group cultivar baxijiao chromosome BXJ3-6, Cavendish_Baxijiao_AAA, whole genome shotgun sequence region TATACTTCGTACTCGCTGTTTATTGGCAGTGTAGGATGAGGTGCAAATTACTCATCGTGCGTGGGCCCCGCTTTTCCTGCTCGGTTCTCCCAATCCCCAACACCCACGTCACCTGCCTCCATGAGCCAGGCATTTAAGAACTCCAGCCTGCCACCTTCCCCGTCTCCCCCCGTCTCCCGATACGGCAGGCGTACTTTCCGCCGCGGGTGCAAGAAGCACTGCTCCCTGCCTCGTCCTTCGACCTCCCCCGAACGGAACGCCCCGTCGGTCGATCACGCGAATATTGAGATGCTTGTTTCCCTACCTTCGCGTGCCCTGCGAGACATCCTACAATCTCCGCGCTGAGCCCCCATTTAATCGATGCAGCTTCGGTTCCATCAATCATAAAGCACGGCGTGGCCATCCTCACCGTTGGATTGCTTATTATCctattttttcatttttcttgctgTTCTGATTCGTTTGTCCATAAAAATTCcgctttttatttttgaattattaTTCTTTGGATGTGATATCGAATTTACGGTTAAATAATTTCGGTAGgattatttggattttttttaaggAATATGTTCATTATTTTTTGAATATTGGGGAAGAGGATAAATAGAATGAAGGAGCTGGTGGAAGAGAGGCCTACGTCGAAGCCGATGCTGAAGAAGCCACCGGGGTACCTCGACCCCGCGGCGCCGTACCCGGCAGCGCCGAGGCCGCCGCCCAGGCGGCAGCCGCTGCCCCCGGCCTTCCGCCAGCCCGGGAAGCCACTAACCCAGCAGCGCCATCGCCGACCGCGGCGCTCCTGCTGTTGCCGCGTCTGCTGCTGGGCCTCCGCTGTGGCCCTCGTCTTGGGTACCTTACTTGCCGTCGCCATGGGGCTCGCCTACCTCTGGTTCCAGCCGCGGCTCCCCTCCTTCCGCCTCGAGTCCCTCAACGCCACCGCGCTCCGCGTCGTCGCCAGCCCCGACGGGACCTTCCTCGACGCGGCTATCAAGGTCGGGATCCTGGCGACTAACCCCAACGGGAGAATCGTGCTGGAGTACGGCGACGGGGACGCCCGGGTGGTGGTGGCGGACGACGACGGTGACGTGGGGGTGGGGGCGGTGGCGATCACGGGGTTCGAGCAGGGGAGGAGGAACCGGACGGTGGTTCGGTTTGCGGCGGCGGCGAAGGGGGTAGCTGTGGATGAGGTGGCTGGGGCGAGGATCCGAGCCGGGTTCAGGAGTAAGGAGGTGCGTTTCGGAGTGGAGTTGAGGACGAAGGTGGGGCTCCAGGTGGGCGGTAAGAGCACCGGGAAGGTGTTGATCCGGGTGGGGTGCAGCCCGGTGAGTTTACAGCAGGGGGTGAGCGGTGGGACGCTGCCCAAATGCCTCTTCTACTTGTTTAGTTGGTGAGCTGCCTCTCTTCCCTATTTAGTATTTCTTGTCACTTCTTACCAGTTGACTCTTTTCTAAAATTATGTCTCTTCTTTTAATGATTATTAATTTTTGGAATTCCTTATTTTGTAGTTCTAGGAATgaattagtttttatttatttcagtATAATTAGTTGGTTTAAACAATGTGAATGATTGACATGTAAAACCTTAGAATGAGTTTGCCATGTCATTTTTAGTCTGTACTTACAAAAAAGGAAAATTTACTTTGTCTTAATGAGATGTGGCGTAGGAACTGGATGAAATGTGATtgagaaatcaaaatcatcaacggAACTGAAGTCTCCATGCATGGTTTTATTGCTTTCCTTAACAACGAggaacttttgattcccaaaatAGCAAGGAACTTGTAATTACTTTAGGAGACTTGATTGATCCAATAATCTGATATaagaagaggtagaggaagacctaaaaagactttaataaaaactataaataaaaatttaagtactTTAAACTTAACTAAATAAATGGtcttttatatatctcaatgatgacaaaagatccatgtagctgatcacaaatagttgggacttacattttgttgttgttgtattgatCCAACAATAATTTCTAACCAAAATCTATTGCTTGATGTATTATATGAGATTTTAGTAGGATGACTAGATTGGTTTTGTTTGATTGGTTCTGCTTAGGTCTGGTTAACCATTTGCAGGTTGTCACCTCGTTCCAATTACTTGAAGTTGTGTTGATCTGATCTGGATCGGAAACTGATTTGTTTAGTGTCCCTTGGTTTGAGAATGGCCCAAGAGGCTTCTGTTGTGAAATTTATTGATGGTTCATTCTTCTATTGTATTGGTAACACAGTCTTGAAAATTCCTTGGCATGTCCTTACTCTTTACACCATTCTGAATCACGTATGAGGAATTATCAAACATTGGGTGCCTACGATCTCTACTTGAGCCTGACTTGATCATGTTGCAGGGTGGGTAGTGTTTGTTCTGTTAGTGTTCCTCCTCTTCCCTTATCCCTGAGAAGGGTGATACTTGGACTTGATCTGATAGCATAGCTGCTGTATCTCCTCGTTGAATGGTAGATTCAATGTGCAATTTTCTCAAGATATAAGGTCAATTAAGATGGAAGATGTCTTGTAGTAATTGCCACTTCAAAGATTATTTAAACAAGTCCTTTATGGTATCTGGTGTTATGCCATGTGAGATGTTTTTGAAACCCTTTTTCTGCTGATTTTGGATACATATAGGAGATCTTTTTCCGGGTCCATTTTGGAATGTACTAGTCAAGTACACAATGTATTATTATCACATGTTAAAGCTGCAAGTACTGCACTACCTTTTTCATATTGGATTTGCTTCAAGACAAGCTTATTAAGACAACTATAGAAGTGAAATGATTCTATCAACTTTTCCAATCAATTGGATAAATGAAGGTATAGACCAAGATAATGGAATATTTCATCTTTTAGCTTGAATAGATTATATGTTTACAAGCAAAGGGGCCAAAATCTATATTTTGCTTCATCATTAGCAACATTACATTTGAAAGTATATCGCAAGGTCCTGGGCTCGAATCCCACTTTCGTCACTTACCCCttgtaaaaaaaaaacattacgtTTGAAAAGTTTATTCCAACAAATAATTGCATTATTTGGTAAATGATTCTTTGTTGGTTAAAGATAGAAATTGTCATCATCTAGCTAGCAGACAGGGTGATGAAGATAAGATTCTTCCTACCGCAAGGAGAGTCCATATGTTGTTCAGCTTTGTATTGGTCATGGAATGCATGCATAAGGATGGTTTTGAAGCCTTAGTTGGTTTAAGTATGCATGTATTGTTGGCATATGTTACTTTCTGAGGCTTCACTTGTTGCAGCCGTGGAACCCATGAATGGACAGACATCGATAGGCCACCTCGAGTTAATCTTAACAAGGGATTCTCGTAATGGTGAATTTTGATTATGTGGTTTGATTAAGATGTTTCACTAGCTTTTTTCAGCTTCTCATTTCTCCCAGTATTTTATACTAATTCTTCAGTTTATATTGTGTATTAGATAACCTATGAATTATATGAAGTTTATGCTTATGTACTTTCAATGGACAATCAACTTACTCTAGGAACACATGACAAGAGCAGAGCATAAAGTTTCATATAGGGAGTCCACATATTAACCTAAGGACAATATTTTTGCCATTAAGCAAACTTCTTAGAGTGACATATATGCACAAGGAAAGAAATAATctgattattattaaattaagatTGCTACAATATACCCATAAAAAATATGTTTATATGCACAAAAGTAGCTTTGAGATTTAATGTGTTGGTACTAGGTGTCGAAAAGAAAATTGACTGGCTGTTCAGATTGAAACAAGTGAAGTAATGATGGATAAAACTTGATCTTTTGGCACTTTGAGCCAGATTTAATTAAACATCTAGAAAGTCAGGTAGAAATCAATGTGATGGCTACATAAGTTTTTCAAAGTTTTCTAACTTCTAAGAGTTTCCTTATCAAGTTATTATGTGTGCCTAATATTTAAGTAGGCAATTTATAGAAGATGTGTGAGGTCATATTATCATCTTCTAAAACTTTAACTAAACGTTtatgattagaaatgaataaACAACCTGTACAAAATGTGTTAAATAATTTGTGCATGATCACTAAATGTAAAATTTCAATTAGACTAAGTGCATTCTTACTGTCTTGCTTAAGAATGACATATTTTTCATATGGAATAGTTATCGATGATAGCATGACATATTTTTCATACAGAACAGTGATTGATGATAGCATATCTTGTTGTGGGTTCCTTTTCCTTTGTTTATCAGTCTAATATTTCTGATCATCTATATCATCTGATGTGTTTCTTGTACATGATCAAAATTGACTCTATGAGCTTACTCTCTACTTTGTGATGTGATTTGTTCTTCTAACAATGTCAGGATTAATTTGCATTGAGAGGGCTTCCTATTTGTATGTCAAAGGAGATGGCATCTGCTGTTGCTGTACGGCAGATCTGTATTTGTTTTCCCATTCTTCGAGTTCAGCTTCAACCTGCCAAATTTACAGCAAGCTCACACTGTATCTTCTTGAAAGGTTTGTATTGACACAAATGATTATCGAATACTAATTTGCAAGAGACACTTGATTTCTTTTGTCTATTGTTTTAATAAAAGTGTTCTAGATAATCAAGTTCTGGCAGTGTTAATAAGCATCATTATGCAAGATTTATGTCCCTTGTATCTCAAAAAATAAATTGTACTTAAGACTTCAAAATTATATGAGAACATGCTGCAAACCACCTCTCATGTTCAATGTTACCATGTTCTCATTTAGTTTTGCTGAAAAATGTGTAAATAGTGAGAAAAAAATATGTGAAGGAAGATGTCTGCTACCTACTGGTGGAATCACAACCGTCGAAGTTCCTGAGAATAAGCAGACATTACAATTTCTGTGAGCTCAAACAAACTCTAGAGATCTTTTTATTAAGCCATTATGTCAGATAATATGAATATGAATCTTAACCGTTTTCATGTTGTTCTTGAAACATTTATTGCATCCATCTATTGCAAGATAAGTTGCATGAATTCTTGGACTATATCTGTTTGTTCTTCTAATATTAGTTTATTGTTTGACAGTATTGTTAggaaaaaacctattaaagcagaaaattctttttcctctttgtgtatcaaaatgggttcctcatcaaaatatcaacttgatatccaaatagaAATATCAACCAGTACAATATAAACAATAGAACAAAAATGAATCAATACAGTGagatcaaatcttttaacgtggaaaaccgaaAAAAATTATGGGATcgtagtccaccttaaactttcactatcaatagtaatgataacaggtttacagtaaatcttctctaaaataactagaggatcacaataacatcaatatCATAGATTTTGACTCAAGaacgatggatctcctcaaaaaagaattctaggtctcacaaagtgagtATAGCAGGAAAATACCTCAAAGAGAGTAAAATATAGATCAACACAATTAGGATTGTAAAGCTTACTGTAAGAATTCTTCGTATAAAATTTGGACTAAAACTGATAACTTTGGccatcgatcgtcaagcagaaatctcaaaaatcttactttctctctttgttgttttctctctctctctatgccgCGGAACACGTTCACTGTGCACCTTTGGTTGCACCGAATCCTTCATCTCGTTTTCTGCTCTCAACTATTTtatcttttaattaataatttaatttggaCTGCAAAAGCCCAATTATCCTAGTCACGTATGGGCTGAACCCAACAAAGTATTGCTAACCCAATCTTTATCTTTAAGATGTGCCTGCGGTTGAACTCTCTATTAGGAAAACTTGAAGACTTCAAATTTGAAACAAAAAAACATGTAGCATTGGCTGCTATTAAAGCTAAAGTTAGCAACAATTTGCAGTTATTATGCATGCAGACATATGATCAGATTGCAGCTATTTGTTGGTCTAAAGAATGGTAGTGGCAGTCTAGGCAAGAGCTTTCATCATTCAACCGAGTGTGATGGTGAAACCATGAATCACTTGAAAGAGATACTGATAGTGTTACTTGTTCTGCATCTGACACTCGAGATAAACCATCCTGAGTAATAATGTTGATTGAGGTGAGGATAGCAGGGAGGAAATATATTCTATTGTTTAGACTTCGGTGTTGACTTCTTAGACATCAGGATCATTGATTGCAACATCAAATGATGGTGGCTTCATCAGTGATCCATTCAAATAATTAATCTTTTAGATCAGTTGCTCAAATCTAGATCAACAGATTAACCTAGTTTAGTTGTCACTCTGGTTTCCTCCTTGTTGGCAGCTCTgcaataaatgaagaaaaataggTTTTGCAATCACAGTGGTGCTTTTGCACGTTCATTTATTTGGGTTCAATTATAAGGATTTATTTCTGTCACTCTATCTAGCAAACGATAATTTAAATCTTTATTCGTAGTCAACTCAGATGAAAAAGATTGATGATTAATTAGGTCATCAGTAGTCAGTGTGAAACCTATATAATCTTATtagtataaatataaattatgggttaattgtatatatatatatataatcgagtTGGATCAAAGCTTTGGTTCATCTTAGAATATCTTATGACATAATTAATGCCAATATATTTGTTGAGTTGGAGTCGTCCTGACCACTGTTTAGTATGCCATCCATGTGTTAACATCCCATCACCGGTCACGATATTTATAATAGCTTGCTATTAGCAGTAACGGAACagtggcctctctctctctctctctctctctctctctctcttaacgtTCTCCTTCTGTAGCTGTTATTACAGAAGAGGTCGATGGTTTAGGCGATGGGCTCCGATTTGGAGTTGTGCCCTGCGCTCCGCCACCACGGCAACCACTTCTTGGCCAAGCTCTTCATCTCCGGTCTTCACCTCGGTGCATCCTTCACCCTCCGCTCTTACTTTAGCGAGTACAACGCTGTCACCAGGATGCTCTCAGTTGCCGTGGAGAGAGGATCATCGACGTCGGTCGACGCTGGAGAAGCGAAGCTTCAGGAAGAAAGGTACGAGGTATAAATATATGGATCCTACTCATCCTAttgttaaaaataaatttataatacagAAACATTAATGTCAAGGATTAAAATCTAATATATCTTAGATATGAGAAAAAAGATGCTTATCTTTATTCAATATGCTTATATCGAATCGAAATATCTCctgttattatcattttcgatCCATTTTCGATCCCTGTAAGAAGCTAACCCTCTTCGTCTCTCTTACTTCTCGCAAGGCTACCCTTATTGGTGGAGTCGCGTTCCGAAAAATCACAAAAACACAAACCTTTCTTATATAAGGGCAGGTTTATAAAGGCATATTggatatttctttttatgaagatcaatatttaagtatttgattagaatctaattattatttttaatatatctcaTCAATTAGGTTATAAGCCTAACCATTCTCCCACTTGACTCGTAAATCGAGAGAGatgcaaaataaaaattttaaaatcataataataaaataaaatttattttaaaatagttttatttgattggattctgaattttgaaaacaaaattatatgtgcataattttataaaatatattgatatatccaacaaatatcaaaatactatattaagtcagaCTATCAATCGAGTCATACTGGTTATATGTCATTTgtgttataattctttttattTACTATAATACTGTCAATTCTTTTCAATACAATCCATAACGAtccttataatttatcttattatcATGTACAagcataatatgtacatacataaataaaaaataagataacaaaaataataattttaattatgtaaataaaaatatttatcataatgTTCATTCAAATATCATAGCCATGCTCGtgaacccaatcataagaacacaTTTTGTAAATATCTTATATCGTAAGACTTTAAGGAATGGACAAGTAATCAATACATtagaattcaaatttgtaactgaTATTTAGTTGTTTCCAAACTCCTTTTCTAACCACTAAGTATTATGTGTCGATATGCTTAGAACCACTATAATACTTGTTATTATTAGAGAAAAAACTATCACgatatatcataaaatatcttcaactaCTTACAATTGAGTCTAACCACTTGATTAGTAATCTTAAAGAATGTTATTAAATAACTTTCTCtatcaataatataataatatattgctttatatttttttataaattatacctccaactaatataatataaatcataaaatgaaATTCCTATTATTGAAGTAATTTATAGAATCAATAtatgaaaatattattattttaagctgATCTAATCTCTCATGGGCATATAATCATTCATCCtttatagatattttattatttttttataacctTTCAATAATTTATTCTTAGGTAACTATAATATCTATCTAATATTCTAAttgtaaaattaatatttagttGATATGAATATATAGTAGAGTTCTAATTGCGCATGCATACAAAATACCCTTCACCTAATTTTTTTTCAAGACATTTTTAGGACATTAGCTTACTCTTAATTTTTCACTTGTAGTCATAGGTGTAGCATTTATTGAGTAAAGTTGCATGTTAAATCTCTCTAAGATTcattcaatatatattttttgatatagTTTTATCGATCATTAAGGTGCATTCCTAAATATCCTTATGCTAATAATATAAGTTGTCTCATTTATATtaatcatcaaaaaattcttggtGAGAAAGTTATTAGTTTCGTAtagtaaaccaagatcactatccACATACAAAgtcaaaataataaatttattctcATTGACCTTCATATACATACATTGATTAACAAAACATTTATTTAATCCAAATGATATAACAAATTGTTTAGAAGCTTGTTAACGTCATAAATTGTTTTCTTAAGtctataaatcaaatatttttttttcttttctgtaagTCCTTCAAATTGTTCTATATATATTTCTCCATATAAATTCatattcaaaatattatttttacatcTATCTGATATAACCCAATATTATAATAAGCTACTAAGACCATGATAATTCTTAATaagtcctttttagaaactagAGAAACAATCTTGTTGATGAACCTTATGTCATGGTCGATGAGTCTATACGGCTTGGTCCGATTGGTGATGTCCAAGGTCGTCCCAGGAATGAGGTCCTCTCCTGATCGGGTCAAGCTCGGGATCGTTTGAGATGCGCCTCTTTAGCGAGCTCGTTCACCTTTATCGTTGTCAGATCCCTGCACACCAGCCTAGGTTGGGATGGGGAAGGGATTCCCGACTTAGGCCCATCTGAACATTAAGTCAGTGGAATTCCTTTTTGTTAAAGATCTTGCCCCTTGTCAGATGTTGGCAAGGGGCTTTTATCATAGTGCCTAAGGGTCGATCATACATGACTTTTGCACGTCTGTCGACTCCCCGAGCGACGAGTTTATACCTTCGGATGTTCGCCACCCGGGATATGTGGAATGACGCCGCATGCTTCCTGGTGCGGTCCTTATTGGGGCGGCGCTGGTTGGTGTGGCCCCAAACGGCACGGGAGGAGAGTGGTCGTTATCCCGGATTCCTAATGGCACATCCGACGTGGCACCATGTCTGCCTCTCGAGGCTCCACGCTTGGGCTGGTGAGGTGGGGGTCGTGTCCACGTGACAGAATCCATAATATGccatatcacttctccccccAACAAGGCGTGCTCTGGGATCCTCATGAGGAGCTGAGGGCATGGTTGGGTCATTAAAGTGACGGTCGAGTGTCTACTGGCCGAGTTACGCGACTTGGGCAAAGGCTGGTCCTGTTGGTCGAGCCACTCAACTCGGGCATTGGGTGGACTGGTTGGACAAGATGTTGCTCATGCGTCAACTGGCCGAGTTGCATGTCTTGGGCAAAGACTGATCCTATTGGTCGAGCCACTCAACTCGGGCACTGGATGGACTGGACGAGGCGTTGCTCATGCGACAACTGGCTGAGTTGTACAACTTAGGCAAAGACTGATTCTGTTGGCCGAGCCACTCAACTCGGGCACTAGATGGACTAGTTGGACGAGGCGTTGCCTGTGCGACAACTAGCCAAGTTGTATAACTCGGGAAAAGACTGATTATGTTTGCCGAGCCACTCAACTCGGGTACTGAATGGGCTAGTTGGATGAGGCATTGCTTGGGCGACTACTGGCCGAGTTGTATGACTCAGGCAAAGATTGATTCTGTTGGCCGAGCCACTCAACTCGGGCACTGGATGGACTGGTTGGATGAGGTGTTGCTTGTGCGACAACTGGCCAAGTTgtatgactcgggcaaagactaatTCTGTTGGTCGAGCCACTCAATTCGGGCATTGGATGGACTGGTTGGACGAGGCATTGCTCGTGCAATTACTGGCCGACTTGTatgactcgggcaaagattgaTTCTATTGGTTGAGCCACTCAACTCGGGCACTGGATGAACTAGATGAGGCGTTGCTCATGTGAAAACTAGCTGAGTTGTACGACTCAGGCAAAGACTGATTCTGTTAGCTGATCCACTCAATTCGGGCACTGGATGGACTGGTTAGACGAAGCGTTGCTTGTGCGACTACTAGCCGAGTTgtacgactcgggcaaagactgattCTGTTGGCCGAGCCACTCAACTCGAGCACTGGATGGACTGGACGAGGTGTTGCTCGTGCGAGAACTGGCCGAGTTGTACGAGTTAAGCAAAGACTGATTCTGTTAGTTGAGCCACTCAACTTGGGCACTGGATGCACTAGATGAGGTGTTGCTCGTGCGACAACTGACCGAGTGGTTCCTTGcaagtttggagggaagttgtccGTGATTCATCACATCATATGTGTTGGTGGGAAATTTCTAGCAGCATATGGGTTTCTTGGTGAGAACTTGGCGAATCTGGGGAATCTGGGGAGTAATGCTGACATTATTTCTTACCTCGGGGAGCCCAAGTGTCACCTTATGGCAGCGGGTTTCCTCTTTATAAACCCCTTCCTGTGTAGTGTGGTGGCATCGCTTAATCATCGTTCTCCTGCTTACGTCTCGGATCATTGCTCTTTGCCTCGAGGTCGGGATGTCTTCGTCTTccttgtcttcctcttcttcttcgagtCAGTCGGCTCCCGAGGTCAGCGACTCAGGTTCCGGTAGTTCTAGGATAGAGGTGGTCAGTTCCTCGTCAGGTAGCTTGCCCTCGGTGGATTCGAGTGCCTTCGCAACCCTTTAAGTGATGAGATCATGGCACGACATCaactcggtggtgaccgaggaacTCTTAGGTCCAATTCGGGGTTGTTACAGTATCTCGAAGAATTATGGGCTTCATGCTCTGTGTCCTAATCAGTGCCCTAATGACCCATTTCCCAACATGTTTGGTCTAACCACGGATGCTCTTGAGGTGGGGATGCGGTTCCCCTTGTATCCGATTATCGAAGAATGCCTTCGTTGGTGGGGGATTTCACCATCCCAGATGGCGCCGAACTCTTGGCATTACCTAGTGGCTTTCCTCAGGGAGTGCTGGGGGGCGGGGATCGAGCTCCAAACACTTTTCTTAGTCTGCTTTTGTCTATGCAAGGGGTGAGGCAGGTATTACTTGACCGCCTGAGGTGGCTTTAAGATTAGCAAGGCACCCTCTAACAACAAAGGGTGGAAAACTCGTCACCTTTTTGTGAGCTATAGTCGGGGGTGGGGGTTTTGCATCGGATGGACTTCCCGAGCCATCAGCAATGTTCCCCCATTTCTTTCCCATGAGAAGACCGAGCATGTGGAGCGATTAAGAGAGATTCTGTCTTCCTCACGAGCAATCAGGggaatgaccgaggagtggctagtCAAAGCGGGACTAAGCCCAGCCCCTAGGGTACGGTCAGATTTGTGCCTGGAGCGCTTCCTTCATTTTTGGTGTGTTTTACTAACTGATCCTTCGTTtgtagaaatggtgaacctcaAGTCCTTAAAGGGGATGCCCTGCCCTTTGGCTGTGGCACAATCGACTCGGGAGCGTTAGGGGTCCGACCCTAGGGTCCCTTCAAAGAAGAGCACGTCGACGCGAGAGTCAAGGTCACCCAAGGAGCCAGAGATAAGTCGGTCGAAGAAAGAGGCCAAGGTCGGAACCTGGAAGGTGTCCGAGGGCATGGCGACCCACGAATCAGTGGCTCAGGGAATGTGTGAGTCAGGCGGTGTCTCCCAAGGCAAGGGTTCGGCCTGTGCATGAGAAAGGCAGCGCACCGGATCCTCCACCGATGGTCCCTCGGGAAAGTCGACAGTGCGCCTAAAGTCGATGCGGGACTTGTGTCACATCCGGGCTTGCTCCAAGGGTGAGCCTTTCTAAGCCCTTAGTATGGCTGACCTTGTGGAGGAGGAGCGAAGGCCCCCTATAGCATGAGATAGCCGACTCTCAAGGCTGAGAGTAAGATTTGGTCTGATGGGTCGGCAACCCAAGAGTTCTCGCGAGGGGTGCTCCATCCGATGCTAGCAAAGCAGCTGTACTGTTCACCTTCCATGGTGCTGATGGATCGGGCAGCCAAGTCCCTTGTTTGGGTAAGTTCGGTGCTTCTCCCCACCATTGTCCATCCGAACATAGTGCTAACATCGACCCTAATGCAGAGCCAACATTACACCATGGCCTTGATCGATCGTATCTACGATGTCGGCAGGGTGATCAAGCGCTTGGGCGAGATGAACTCAGGCCTTTGTCGAGAATTTGAGGAGTTGAAAGGCGGGCCTGGTCCGATGACTGTGGCGGTAGCCAAACAGCATGCCGCGGGTTTGGAAGCCGAAGTCGAACGACTGAAGGTCAAGTTGGGCGACTCCCAATGCCAGTTGAAGGAGAGTCGGGGGCAAGTATAGGATTTGGATGATGAGCTACTCACCCTCTCTCAGAACGTCGAGGCTGCACGGTTTGCCTCCCGGGCGGTGCAAGAGGCTTTAAACGAGGAGCATTGGGTGGCGCCTGAAAGAGTGAGGGAGGAAATTGCCGAATACAAGAAGTCCCCAGTGTTTGAGCTTGGTCTGCAGAGGTTGGGACAAGTAATGTATGAGTTCGGGTATTGAGTCGCCCTCGCTCacttatgttgaatcttggattttgatgatgaagtcaattattatttggttatctaatccatatgttgagataagtgtacgggATTAACTgtgatgacagtaagacatgcaacaggtgttaagccggagtcaagaccaagatcatattgggggttcaagagttcgtcggaagtccggatggttgtcggaggttctgcgggaacaatctgaaaagtctaggagcttgttaaagaagctcatcgaaactcaccaagaggatcgtcgcaagtccaggagtttgccgagagtccgccggagcaacaccgagggttcgtcggatgttcgtcggaagctcacc contains the following coding sequences:
- the LOC135641269 gene encoding NDR1/HIN1-like protein 6 translates to MKELVEERPTSKPMLKKPPGYLDPAAPYPAAPRPPPRRQPLPPAFRQPGKPLTQQRHRRPRRSCCCRVCCWASAVALVLGTLLAVAMGLAYLWFQPRLPSFRLESLNATALRVVASPDGTFLDAAIKVGILATNPNGRIVLEYGDGDARVVVADDDGDVGVGAVAITGFEQGRRNRTVVRFAAAAKGVAVDEVAGARIRAGFRSKEVRFGVELRTKVGLQVGGKSTGKVLIRVGCSPVSLQQGVSGGTLPKCLFYLFSWINLH